In Sparus aurata chromosome 3, fSpaAur1.1, whole genome shotgun sequence, the following are encoded in one genomic region:
- the hepacam2 gene encoding HEPACAM family member 2 isoform X2, translated as MGATGGPALYVCSLLFILTASSEFIHIPSLVHHGVEGKPLLLSVETRFPLDEVEIQGTWSLTRPSGTRSTLVTFTKAAAITDMMYRNHLVFREPNVSLQIRELMPDDEGDYHLKLNIEFYNRTGRVIKEERTVHVTVDVPVSSPVIEKSPTSAVVEDKANVTWRCSVENGTRVVFQWLRDNMALAPSDRYHFSQDNSTLFISPVRKEDKGTYRCVASNPVSRGRPSRAVDLNVYYGPYNLEVNSGQGLRTGEVFTINPGELVFFECQADSNPPNSYVWISKSRNATQVITEGPRLEVRSYRLAQAEEYLCRAFNNVTQKQDEAQFTLVVASLGTGKEKHTQEGSSLSPLAAITVSSLFIISCMLLVFIRRTCHPKRVLMSIYNRPLTEQKRPHRSGHEDATEDFGIYEFVSIPGKMESAQASCRSLARLESVQDMHTTIYDVIRHVPETPTHSLLQ; from the exons ATGGGGGCCACAGGAGGACCAGCGCTTTACGTCTGCTCACTTCTCTTCATCCTCACAG CCAGCTCTGAGTTCATCCACATCCCTTCATTAGTCCATCATGGTGTAGAAGGGAAGCCGCTGCTCCTGTCTGTTGAAACCCGCTTCCCATTGGATGAAGTTGAGATCCAGGGAACGTGGTCCCTCACCAGGCCGAGCGGCACCAGGTCCACGTTGGTGACGTTTACCAAAGCGGCCGCGATCACTGACATGATGTACCGCAACCATCTCGTCTTCAGAGAACCCAATGTGTCTTTACAAATCCGGGAACTAATGCCGGACGATGAGGGGGATTACCACCTGAAGCTCAACATAGAGTTTTATAACAGGACAGGACGGGTCATCAAGGAGGAGAGAACAGTGCACGTAACAGTGGACG TCCCCGTGTCCTCTCCCGTCATCGAGAAGAGCCCCACATCTGCAGTCGTTGAGGACAAGGCAAACGTAACCTGGCGCTGTTCTGTCGAGAATGGAACGAGAGTTGTGTTCCAGTGGCTGAGGGACAACATGGCACTCGCTCCCAGTGACAGATACCACTTCTCCCAAGACAACTCCACACTGTTCATCAGTCCTGTGAGAAAGGAAGACAAGGGAACGTATCGCTGCGTGGCCAGCAACCCGGTCAGCCGGGGTCGACCCAGCCGGGCCGTGGACCTCAACGTCTACT ATGGCCCGTACAACCTGGAGGTGAACTCAGGCCAGGGCCTGCGGACAGGAGAAGTGTTCACCATCAACCCCGGAGAGCTGGTGTTCTTCGAATGCCAGGCGGATTCCAACCCGCCCAACAGCTACGTCTGGATCTCCAAGAGCCGCAACGCCACCCAGGTCATCACGGAGGGCCCGCGGCTGGAGGTGCGCTCCTACAGACTGGCTCAGGCCGAAGAGTACCTGTGTCGCGCCTTCAACAACGTCACGCAGAAGCAGGACGAGGCCCAGTTCACTCTGGTGGTGGCCAGCTTAGGAACAG gGAAGGAGAAGCACACCCAGGAGGGCAGCTCCCTGTCCCCGCTGGCAGCCATTACTGTCTCCTCTTTGTTCATCATCAGCTGCATGCTGCTGGTCTTCATCAGGAGAACCTGCCATCCTAAGAGAG TGCTAATGAGCATTTACAACAG ACCTCTGACAGAGCAGAAACGACCTCATCGTTCAG GTCACGAGGATGCAACAGAAGACTTCGGCATCTATGAGTTTGTCTCCATACCTGGGAAAATGGAATCTGCTCAG GCGTCGTGCAGATCTCTGGCTCGCCTGGAGTCGGTTCAGGACATGCACACCACCATCTACGATGTGATCAGACACGTCCCTGAAACTCCGACTCACAGTTTGCTGCAGTGA
- the hepacam2 gene encoding HEPACAM family member 2 isoform X1 has protein sequence MGATGGPALYVCSLLFILTEASSEFIHIPSLVHHGVEGKPLLLSVETRFPLDEVEIQGTWSLTRPSGTRSTLVTFTKAAAITDMMYRNHLVFREPNVSLQIRELMPDDEGDYHLKLNIEFYNRTGRVIKEERTVHVTVDVPVSSPVIEKSPTSAVVEDKANVTWRCSVENGTRVVFQWLRDNMALAPSDRYHFSQDNSTLFISPVRKEDKGTYRCVASNPVSRGRPSRAVDLNVYYGPYNLEVNSGQGLRTGEVFTINPGELVFFECQADSNPPNSYVWISKSRNATQVITEGPRLEVRSYRLAQAEEYLCRAFNNVTQKQDEAQFTLVVASLGTGKEKHTQEGSSLSPLAAITVSSLFIISCMLLVFIRRTCHPKRVLMSIYNRPLTEQKRPHRSGHEDATEDFGIYEFVSIPGKMESAQASCRSLARLESVQDMHTTIYDVIRHVPETPTHSLLQ, from the exons ATGGGGGCCACAGGAGGACCAGCGCTTTACGTCTGCTCACTTCTCTTCATCCTCACAG AAGCCAGCTCTGAGTTCATCCACATCCCTTCATTAGTCCATCATGGTGTAGAAGGGAAGCCGCTGCTCCTGTCTGTTGAAACCCGCTTCCCATTGGATGAAGTTGAGATCCAGGGAACGTGGTCCCTCACCAGGCCGAGCGGCACCAGGTCCACGTTGGTGACGTTTACCAAAGCGGCCGCGATCACTGACATGATGTACCGCAACCATCTCGTCTTCAGAGAACCCAATGTGTCTTTACAAATCCGGGAACTAATGCCGGACGATGAGGGGGATTACCACCTGAAGCTCAACATAGAGTTTTATAACAGGACAGGACGGGTCATCAAGGAGGAGAGAACAGTGCACGTAACAGTGGACG TCCCCGTGTCCTCTCCCGTCATCGAGAAGAGCCCCACATCTGCAGTCGTTGAGGACAAGGCAAACGTAACCTGGCGCTGTTCTGTCGAGAATGGAACGAGAGTTGTGTTCCAGTGGCTGAGGGACAACATGGCACTCGCTCCCAGTGACAGATACCACTTCTCCCAAGACAACTCCACACTGTTCATCAGTCCTGTGAGAAAGGAAGACAAGGGAACGTATCGCTGCGTGGCCAGCAACCCGGTCAGCCGGGGTCGACCCAGCCGGGCCGTGGACCTCAACGTCTACT ATGGCCCGTACAACCTGGAGGTGAACTCAGGCCAGGGCCTGCGGACAGGAGAAGTGTTCACCATCAACCCCGGAGAGCTGGTGTTCTTCGAATGCCAGGCGGATTCCAACCCGCCCAACAGCTACGTCTGGATCTCCAAGAGCCGCAACGCCACCCAGGTCATCACGGAGGGCCCGCGGCTGGAGGTGCGCTCCTACAGACTGGCTCAGGCCGAAGAGTACCTGTGTCGCGCCTTCAACAACGTCACGCAGAAGCAGGACGAGGCCCAGTTCACTCTGGTGGTGGCCAGCTTAGGAACAG gGAAGGAGAAGCACACCCAGGAGGGCAGCTCCCTGTCCCCGCTGGCAGCCATTACTGTCTCCTCTTTGTTCATCATCAGCTGCATGCTGCTGGTCTTCATCAGGAGAACCTGCCATCCTAAGAGAG TGCTAATGAGCATTTACAACAG ACCTCTGACAGAGCAGAAACGACCTCATCGTTCAG GTCACGAGGATGCAACAGAAGACTTCGGCATCTATGAGTTTGTCTCCATACCTGGGAAAATGGAATCTGCTCAG GCGTCGTGCAGATCTCTGGCTCGCCTGGAGTCGGTTCAGGACATGCACACCACCATCTACGATGTGATCAGACACGTCCCTGAAACTCCGACTCACAGTTTGCTGCAGTGA